ACTACCTAAACCACCCATAGCAATACCAACATTACTTGCTGCTAAAACAGGTGCGTCATTAATACCATCACCAATAAAAGCCACTTTGTTTTCAGGATTTTTCTTTAAAATTTCAACTTTGTTTAATTTATCTTCTGGTAATAATCCACCTTTAGCATTTTCGATATTTAACTCTTTGGCGACTTGTTGAGTAATAGAGTCTTTATCACCCGAAAGCATCATTATTTTATTGATACCAACTTTTTGTAATTCTGTTATTGTCTGTTTAGCATCTTCTTTTAATTCATCAGCTATGACCACATAACCTGCAAAGTTATTATCTATTGCCATCAACACTATTGATTCTACAATAGAATCTGTTTCAGTTGGAACATCTATGTCATTTGTATTCATCAAAGCTTTATTTCCTACTAAAACAGTCTTACCGTTTACTATTCCTTTTAAGCCTTTACCTGCAATTTCTGAAACTTCTTTTGCTTCATAGCCATCTCCATTCTCTTTATACTCCATAATGGCTTTTGCAATAGGGTGGGTTGACTGTTCTTCCATAGCCATCAGGTATTTCATAAATTCGGATTCTTCCCAACCAATAGCTTTGACTTTCTTTATTTTAAAAACACCTTTGGTAACTGTTCCTGTTTTATCCATTACCAACGTGTTAATTCTGGTCATGGCGTCTAAAAATGAAGCACCTTTGAATAGAATGCCATTTTTTGAAGCTGCTCCCAGTCCACCGAAATAACCCAACGGAATAGAAATCACCAATGCACAAGGGCAAGAAATCACCAAGAAAATTAATGCTCTGTAAAGCCAATCTCTAAAAACATAATCATCTACAAAAAAGTAAGGAAGAAAAGTAACACCTATAGCTAAAAAAACTACAATTGGCGTATAAATACGTGCAAACTGTCTGATGAATAATTCTGTTTTAGATTTACGTGCAGTAGCGTTTTGAACCAAGTCTAATATTCTGGCAATTGAACTATCTTCAAACTTATTGGTTACTTCAACTTCAATAACACTATACAAATTGATACTCCCTGCATATACTTTAGCTTCTTTTAAAACAGAATCTGGTTTACTCTCACCTGTTAAAGCTGAAGTATTTAATGATGCTTTTGAGGATAACAACTTACCATCTAAAGGGATTTTTTCACCTACTCGAATTTGAATTTTTTCTCCAATATTTACATCTTCGGGCGACACACTTATATAGTCACCATCACGATACACATTGGCTTCTTTTGGTCTAACATCTAATAGTGCTTTAATGTTTCCTTTTGCTTTGTTTACTGCTGCATTTTGAAATAATTCACCTACCGCATAGAATAACATTACTGCAACACCCTCTGGATATTCACCAATTATAAATGCACCAATTGTAGCAATAGACATTAAAAAAAACTCGGTAAAAACATCGCCTTTTATAAGACTTTTCCATCCTTCTTTGATTACAGGAAATCCAACTGGAATATATGCTAAAGTGTACCAAACTAATCGAATCCATCCTTTAAATTGAGGAATGGAATCAAAATAATCTACAGCGATACCTACAATTAACATAACAAAACTTATAATAGCAGGAATGTATGTTTTGAATGCACTACCATCTCCGTGGTCGTGACCATCATCGTGAGAATGTTGTTCTTCTGAATTTGGTTTTAAACCTCTTAAATTGACTTTCTTTTTTTTCATCAAGTTAGTTTTAACAACAACTTTTGTTTTGTTGAATTGGTGGACAAGGAACTGTTCCATAAGAACAATACACACAACAATCTCCTTCGTTTGGTTTTAGAACCGTTTTACAATGCTCACACTCGTAAAAGAATTGACAAGCGTTAGTAGGCATATCTTCCACTTTTTTATATCCGCAGTTAGGGCAAGTGATTTCCGATTTTAATATGGTTTTCATTAATTTTCTTTTTTGTCAGTTACTTTATAACCCGTAGAATTAATTGCTTTCTCAATTTCCGCTTCATTTGTTTTTGTTTTGTCAAACTCAATGATTGCGTTACCATTTTCGTATGATGTTTTTGAGTTTATAATTCCGTTAAGTTTATTTACTTCGTGGTTTACGTGTGCTTCACAACTGGCACAGGTCATTCCGCTTATTTTATACTCTGTTGTTTTGATATTTGATTTATCGACTACTATGATTTGTTTTTCGCTGTTTGGATAAAATATACTTGAGTAGTATGGAAATGTCAACATCACTATTGCGAATATTGTTACAATGCCTAAAAAGGTTTTTGACTGAATAAATTTTGGTTTTTTATCCGTTTCACATTCACAGTCGATTTCTTTTTCTGGTGTTAATTTGTGATACCAAGCAAAGAGAAGAACTAATATAGTTAGCCCTATTAAGTAAGGTCTAAATGGTTCTATCCAAGAAAAAGTTGAAGCTACACCACTTGTTCCTGCAATTAATGCCAAAACAGGTGTGATGCAACACAATGAAGCTGTGATTGCTGTTAGGATACTTGTAATCGCTAATTTATTTTTCATTCTATATCTAATAATTTTTCAATGTCATTTGGAATAGGCATACGTTTTAATGGTGGTACGTTTGCGCCACCTGTATTACCAAGAGGAACGTGATTTATAAATGATTTCCAACCACCAACAAGCAATCTAATAATTTGACCGAATACTTCTTTAGTATCTTTTTGTCTAAATCCAAACTTTAGCATTAGCCAATGTGAATAGGTATGTTCTATAGGATAAGACTGTCCTATTATATGACTGCGTTCTAAATGAAACCAAGCATTACCAAAACGCTTATTTTCTAAACAGAAACTGTATTGTTTTAATTCTTCGTTATACGCCTGTTTGATATGTTTAGGTATTTTAGTATTAAACTTCATATCCACTAATTTTGGATAAAAGTAATTTAATAGTAAGTGCAATGGAAGTGCATTTGTTATCCACTACACTTATCACATATACCTTTTACAACCAAGTTTACATTTTCTGAAACAAAACCGTCAGGAACCTTTATTTGAGGTATTTTATGGTCTGTTAAGCAAATGGTTTCATTACAATTATTACAATGAAAATGTAGATGCAAATCGTTTTTTATATCACAATTACATCCCTCTTCGCATAACGCATATTTGGTAATTCCTGTACCATTGTCTATTTGATGAACAATGACTTTCTCTTCAAAAGTCTTAATAGTCCTATAAAGTGTTGTTCTATCTGCTTTTTCAAATGCATTTTCTATATCACTCAATGTTACTGCTACCTTTTTTTCAGCAAGAAACTTATAAATTAATAATCGCATTGCGGTAACACGTATATTTTTTGACTCTAATAGTTGTTCTATTGTTTTCATGATTAATCGTGGTCTTCGTTTCCAAATGGTTTAATAATAAGCCCTACACTAAAAATAAAACCATCTGTAGGCGCATATATTTCTGGGAAAACAGGATTTTGGTGCGGTGGTAAAACCAAAGGTGAAAACCTGCTTTGTCTTCTATCTGTAAAGTTTTCAAAATTTACAAATACACTTCCTAATTTAAAATTACGCATAACCAATAAACCCATGGTTACAAAATCTGTGGTTTCTGTTCCATTAGATAAAAATTGTTTTCCAGTATAGTAGGTTTCATAACCTATTCTCCACTTATCAGATTCGTACATTAAAACACTACCTGCATTATGCTTTGCGGTTAATGGCTTCTGTGGATTACCAGGTAAATAATTTAGTTTGGTATCAATAAACGCATAGTTTAAAAACCATCTAAAGTCTTTATATGTAAATTTTATATTTGTTTCTGCTCCTTTACTAAATATTTCATCTGGTGCATTTTCAAATTGAAATAATCCGTTATCTTTTGAATTTAAAAGCAATCCATCATTTATTGCAGTCACGTAGAATAATTGATTTACAGAAAAACCAATCTCATCAGATAGACGAGTTTGATAATTCAAATCAAAATTAACACCATAAGAACGTTCTGCATCTACTGTAGATTTATCTATTGCAAGCACATTTTCAAAGTTAATATACTCTGCTTCTTCTGTAAAAATATCTGGAATCTTATACCCTAAACCTCCACCAATTCTACTTGAAAACCAACTATTGGTTTTATAAAGTAATGAAATTCTTGGAAGTGGAAAGAAACCGAAATCAGTATTGTAATCTGCTCTTAATCCTGTTTCCAATATCCAATTATCCGATATGTCGTAAATATTATTTGCAAATGCTCCAAAGGTCACATCTTTTTGGTCACGCTGTAATGGTGCGTTATCATTTTCATCAAAATTTGAGGTATATAGATTAGCTCCAACTATCCAATCCGTTTTATCTGATGTTGTGCTATAAGAGACTTCAGTAAAAGTGTTTGTTTGCTTACCATCAAAATTAAAATCAGGAACTGTTAAATTCCTATCGAAAAAAGAGACACTATTTTTAAACTCTAATGAACTAACAGAATCTAGTTGTGTTTGATACACAAATTGACTGCTTAATCGTTTTGAGTTGTTTTCTTCTGTGTATTGATGAATACCATCTTCACCATTTTCAATTTTGGTAATATCTCCGCCAATTCTATCATCATACGTTCCGTTTAATCCAAACCAAAGTGTTGTTTTATCTGATGGATAATAAAATAATTTAGGATTAAATGAAATTGATGTCGTTTTTGGTAAATTACTAAAACCATCATCTTCTGGGTCATACGCTTTTTGATAGTGACCAGAGCCGTAAAGTGAAACACCGAATTTTTCATTTCGTTTGCTATAAAATACATTGGCTGTACTTCCTAATGCTTGTGTCTGCGTGAGCATTATGTCTAATGCAGGTTCTTCGTCTGGTGTTTTAGATACCATATTTACTAATCCTGCAATAGCACCTCCACCATAAAGTGTTGATGAACTTCCTTTAATAATCTCAAATTGTTGTAAGTCTAAAGGTGGTATTTGTAAAATACTTAATCCACTTGAAAAACCACCATATAATGGAAACCCATCTCTTAAAAGCTGTGTGTACCTACCATCCAATCCTTGAATACGAATATTTGTACTCCCACTACTTAATGATGTTTGTTGCATCTGTATTCCTGTACTTTCACGAAGTACCATAGAAATATTAGTAGGGTTCATTATTGCTTTCTCGCCTAATTCCTCTGCACCAATAAACTCTATACGCGTTGGTATTTTTCGAACAGTTCTTGTACTTCTTGTAGATTTAAGTACAACTTCATCCAATTCATTACCTCCTTCTTTTAGTTTAAATATTAATTCTGTTTTACTTGGAACTTGAATTGTGGTTTCAAATGTTTCAAAACCTAAAAAGGAAATTATTATTTGATGTTGACCATCTGGTATTTCTGTAAATTCTACAATACCATTAAAATTGGTTACAGCCCCTTTTTCTAATGCTTCAAAGTAAACTGTAGCACCCATTAGAGGCTCGTTTTCAGCCTCTGTGATGACTTTTATTTGTATGTCTGATGTTTGTGCCTTTAACGATAGGCAAAGTATTAATACGAGCTTTATGCTCAATAAGTATTTATTCATTGAATTATAATTGTAATTAACTAAATAGTTTATTTAAAATCGTTTTTTTAGCTAATTACTTGTGGCGGTTGCCAAATATTAGAATGAAAATCAAATCTATAATTTGATTGATAAGTAGAAATTAATTGAGTAGAAATTTTATAAAAACTCAATAACTCATATGTTGCTAAAGGCTCATAAGTTATTGACATACCGCAACAATTACAAATACAAGTCATTGGGCAAGAATCATCACTATCTTCTTGGTGATTATGTTCTGCACTAATTTCTTCGTGCTGTTGGTCTTCAAAATTTTGACCATCAGAACAAGGCATTGTAGATAATGCTAACATTGTTATAGCTAATATGGAAGCTAAAAATTTCATCCAAACAAAGATAATACTTTTTTGATGCAATGGTTGTGCAAATAATTTCAGGATTCTTATTTAATGGTTGCAATTTGAATGGTCATTACTTTTCATTTCACTAGATTGATTTACCATCATTTAGTAATCATACAGGAAAAAGTGATAGATACTGATACGCAATCTAAAGTTAATTGATGTAATGTAATCTTCTCTTGAACGGCTCTATTTATTTTATCAACTGTAAACCAAACAATAAGCCATCTTAAAGAATTAAGCTTTTTAATAAAAAAAAGCATGTATGAGAACTTATATTTTTAAATTTAAAATTATAATTTTGATTTTATGGATATTAATTTAACCGAAGCCGAAAAAATAAAAATCTTAAACTCAGACGACCTTTACGGAATCATGCAAAAGATTTTGCTCCGTGAAGGTAAAATAGACCAAAACCGAGAGCACTTTTGGGTAATTGGTTTAGAGAATAATAATCGTATTTTATTCATTGAATTAATCAGTTTAGGGACAATAAACAAAACACTTGCTGAACCAATGGAGGTATTTAGTTTAGCATTACAAAAACGAGCAGTAAAAATCATTCTGTGTCATAACCACCCTAGCGGAGAACTCACTCCCTCTGATGCAGACAAAGATATTACCGACAAATTAATACAAGTAGGGCTAATTGTAAATACTCCCGTAATAGATCATTTAATTATTACCTATAAAAGTTATTTAAGTTTTAAAGATACTGGCTTGCTAGAGAAACTAGAGAAAAGCACAAAGTATGTGCCTAAATATGAATTAGAGCGACGCATTAAGGAAGAAGCTTCTAAGATTGCGAAACGACAAGAGAAAATAGAAATAGCCAAACAACTTAAAAGAAAAGGAGTTGATAATGAAACGATTGCTTTTTCTACTGGGTTAACTGTTCAAGAAATTGAAAAACTAAGAGTTAAGAAGTTATAAGAATTAATATATTTTTATTCATTTTCTAAACCTTTTCGAATCGAATACATTATGCGTGTTTTTAAGTTTGGTAAGCCTGCATATTCTTACTAATTTTAAATTATAGTAATCATTTTTCTATTTTTTGATACTTTTTCACTATTAATAATCATCTTTATATAGCTAGAAAAATGTCTTTCTTTAATACTTTTTCTGTCTAAAATAATAACCATTTAGGTTTTTATTTTAATTATAATGAATTTTTCGTGCGAAAATATCTTCGCTCTTATTTCAAAAAACCAATATATATTCAAAAATCCTCGACTTCGGAGGGATTTTAAACTCCGTAGGACAAGTTTGTAATGAGAGGCACAAAAGCATTTTTGAGGCACTCATTACACAACTTGCTCTGTTCCGCTGAACAGTTTTCTAATGGATTTTAATGTAATGATGCGATATCACCTACCCTAAAACTGCTCACTACAAATTAAAAATGGATAAATGACAATAACACTATGATATTCAGAGATAAAACAAGACACCCAAAGCCATTAGGTACAACTAAATGAAATCGTTAAGAGAAATGGAACGAAAGAGCTGTTTTTCTTGATGTATTGCCGTAACGCCGTATAGCCAGACATACGGCGATACAGTTAGCCGTTTAGTCAGCTAGCTAGTCATCCACTCAAACATCTGTATGACTGGCTATACAGAAATATTTATAGCTGAGAGTCCTACTAGTTAACTAGTAAATCGTGCAAACAGATGAAAGTATGGCTTACTATACAGTAGTACAACTAGCTAACTAGTTATAATGTGATATTGTTATTCACCAGTAAAAAATAAGTTGTGTTTTTTTAAAAATAATTTTAAGGGGGGTATTAGTTTGGTTTTCCATTCATAACAAAATGAATGAAGTGGAATTTGTCAAGACTTTTAGGAGATAATTAGGTGTGTATACGACGTAGTAAAATACTCGTATTTTCAAGGAAGTAGATACCTTATTATTTTCTAAAACTTGTATAGTCTTTACAAGTTCCATAAGGATATCTAGCAGTTCTTTTGGAAGTTTTTGTGTTTGAGTGTACAGACAGTTAAACGAAAAAAGCAACAATTTTCAAATTAGAACTACTTATATCCTGCTCGTTTTTCGTTGTCCCGAAAAATGATAAAAGCTTCATTTATTACAAACCCCTTAAAATTTAAAATTCCAGATGTAAATCCCTGACGCTATTATAATAAAATCAGACAATTAACGACAAATAAAGACGATTTTATTTGTTAGTAAATTACAGCCTACCAAAGCTATAAGTTTATAAAAAGAAGTAAAGAACGTGCTTCTATTTATGAACCTATGCAACATATTAATAAGGAAAATATAGAACAAGCTACTCAGAGGGTTAAGAAACGATTACCTATAGAAAAAATACGTCAAATTCCTAAGTATAGAAACATATCTCCTGAAGGATATAATCAGCTTATTAAAAACGCTGAAACCTTTTCTT
This genomic stretch from Tenacibaculum jejuense harbors:
- a CDS encoding Fur family transcriptional regulator, with the translated sequence MKTIEQLLESKNIRVTAMRLLIYKFLAEKKVAVTLSDIENAFEKADRTTLYRTIKTFEEKVIVHQIDNGTGITKYALCEEGCNCDIKNDLHLHFHCNNCNETICLTDHKIPQIKVPDGFVSENVNLVVKGICDKCSG
- the merTP gene encoding mercuric transport protein MerTP is translated as MKNKLAITSILTAITASLCCITPVLALIAGTSGVASTFSWIEPFRPYLIGLTILVLLFAWYHKLTPEKEIDCECETDKKPKFIQSKTFLGIVTIFAIVMLTFPYYSSIFYPNSEKQIIVVDKSNIKTTEYKISGMTCASCEAHVNHEVNKLNGIINSKTSYENGNAIIEFDKTKTNEAEIEKAINSTGYKVTDKKEN
- a CDS encoding DUF6660 family protein, which produces MKFLASILAITMLALSTMPCSDGQNFEDQQHEEISAEHNHQEDSDDSCPMTCICNCCGMSITYEPLATYELLSFYKISTQLISTYQSNYRFDFHSNIWQPPQVIS
- a CDS encoding GDCCVxC domain-containing (seleno)protein translates to MKTILKSEITCPNCGYKKVEDMPTNACQFFYECEHCKTVLKPNEGDCCVYCSYGTVPCPPIQQNKSCC
- a CDS encoding DUF3703 domain-containing protein produces the protein MKFNTKIPKHIKQAYNEELKQYSFCLENKRFGNAWFHLERSHIIGQSYPIEHTYSHWLMLKFGFRQKDTKEVFGQIIRLLVGGWKSFINHVPLGNTGGANVPPLKRMPIPNDIEKLLDIE
- a CDS encoding TonB-dependent receptor, whose product is MNKYLLSIKLVLILCLSLKAQTSDIQIKVITEAENEPLMGATVYFEALEKGAVTNFNGIVEFTEIPDGQHQIIISFLGFETFETTIQVPSKTELIFKLKEGGNELDEVVLKSTRSTRTVRKIPTRIEFIGAEELGEKAIMNPTNISMVLRESTGIQMQQTSLSSGSTNIRIQGLDGRYTQLLRDGFPLYGGFSSGLSILQIPPLDLQQFEIIKGSSSTLYGGGAIAGLVNMVSKTPDEEPALDIMLTQTQALGSTANVFYSKRNEKFGVSLYGSGHYQKAYDPEDDGFSNLPKTTSISFNPKLFYYPSDKTTLWFGLNGTYDDRIGGDITKIENGEDGIHQYTEENNSKRLSSQFVYQTQLDSVSSLEFKNSVSFFDRNLTVPDFNFDGKQTNTFTEVSYSTTSDKTDWIVGANLYTSNFDENDNAPLQRDQKDVTFGAFANNIYDISDNWILETGLRADYNTDFGFFPLPRISLLYKTNSWFSSRIGGGLGYKIPDIFTEEAEYINFENVLAIDKSTVDAERSYGVNFDLNYQTRLSDEIGFSVNQLFYVTAINDGLLLNSKDNGLFQFENAPDEIFSKGAETNIKFTYKDFRWFLNYAFIDTKLNYLPGNPQKPLTAKHNAGSVLMYESDKWRIGYETYYTGKQFLSNGTETTDFVTMGLLVMRNFKLGSVFVNFENFTDRRQSRFSPLVLPPHQNPVFPEIYAPTDGFIFSVGLIIKPFGNEDHD
- a CDS encoding heavy metal translocating P-type ATPase, producing the protein MKKKKVNLRGLKPNSEEQHSHDDGHDHGDGSAFKTYIPAIISFVMLIVGIAVDYFDSIPQFKGWIRLVWYTLAYIPVGFPVIKEGWKSLIKGDVFTEFFLMSIATIGAFIIGEYPEGVAVMLFYAVGELFQNAAVNKAKGNIKALLDVRPKEANVYRDGDYISVSPEDVNIGEKIQIRVGEKIPLDGKLLSSKASLNTSALTGESKPDSVLKEAKVYAGSINLYSVIEVEVTNKFEDSSIARILDLVQNATARKSKTELFIRQFARIYTPIVVFLAIGVTFLPYFFVDDYVFRDWLYRALIFLVISCPCALVISIPLGYFGGLGAASKNGILFKGASFLDAMTRINTLVMDKTGTVTKGVFKIKKVKAIGWEESEFMKYLMAMEEQSTHPIAKAIMEYKENGDGYEAKEVSEIAGKGLKGIVNGKTVLVGNKALMNTNDIDVPTETDSIVESIVLMAIDNNFAGYVVIADELKEDAKQTITELQKVGINKIMMLSGDKDSITQQVAKELNIENAKGGLLPEDKLNKVEILKKNPENKVAFIGDGINDAPVLAASNVGIAMGGLGSDVAIETADVIIQTDQPSKVVRAIKISRSTRKIVCQNIILAFGVKVIVLILGAGGLATMWEAVFADVGVALLAILNAIRLQRMSWR
- a CDS encoding JAB domain-containing protein, with the protein product MDINLTEAEKIKILNSDDLYGIMQKILLREGKIDQNREHFWVIGLENNNRILFIELISLGTINKTLAEPMEVFSLALQKRAVKIILCHNHPSGELTPSDADKDITDKLIQVGLIVNTPVIDHLIITYKSYLSFKDTGLLEKLEKSTKYVPKYELERRIKEEASKIAKRQEKIEIAKQLKRKGVDNETIAFSTGLTVQEIEKLRVKKL